CAAGCAAAAAGTAACGGTTTAGATCATTAATCAGGCCGTCTGAAACACAAAATAAAGTTTCAGACGGCCTTTTTTAATGATGAAGTTCATTTGATGGCTTCTGATTCAATGGAACTGGCTACCCTTTTTTCTCTGTAAATCATGGCATTCGCCTCACCATCTCACGCCTCTACCGGCAAATAAAAAACCGCACGGCTGATTACCGTGCGGTTTTGCTTTTTGTCTGAAGGTTTCAGACGGCCTTACATCATGCCGCCCATACCACCCATGCCGCCCATATCAGGCATAGCAGGTTTTTCTTCAGGGATTTCAGCGATCATGCAGTCTGTGGTCAGCATCAGGCCGGCGATAGACGCGGCGTGTTGCAACGCGGAACGGGTTACTTTGGCAGGGTCGAGTACGCCCATTTCGATCATGTCGCCGTATTCGCCGGAGCCTGCGTTGTAACCGTAGTTGCCTTTGCCTTCCAATACTTTGTTCACAACCACGCTAGGTTCGCCGCCTGCGTTGGCAACGATTTGACGCAGAGGAGACTCGACGGCGCGCAATACGATTTGTACGCCTGCGTCTTGGTCGGCATTGCCGGTGTGCAGGTTTTCCAAAGCAGCACGGGCACGCAACAGGGCTACGCCGCCGCCTGCAACCACGCCTTCTTCAACGGCTGCGCGGGTAGCGTGCAACGCGTCTTCCACGCGGTCTTTTTTCTCTTTCATTTCCACTTCGGTAGCGGCACCGACTTTGATCACTGCCACGCCACCGGCCAATTTAGCCACGCGCTCTTGCAGTTTTTCTTTGTCGTATTCGCTGGTTGCGGTTTCGATTTGTTGGCGGATTTCAGCAACACGCGCTTCGATTTGGGCTGCGTCGCCGAAGCCGTCGATAATGGTGGTGTTTTCTTTACCGATTTCGATGCGTTTGGCTTGACCCAAGTCGTCCAAAGTCGCTTTTTCTAGAGACAGGCCGACTTCTTCGGAAATCACCACACCGCCGGTCAGGATAGCGATGTCTTGCAACATGGCTTTGCGGCGGTCGCCGAAGCCCGGAGCTTTAACGGCAACGGTTTTCAGGATGCCGCGGATGTTGTTCACGACCAAAGTCGCCAAGGCTTCGCCTTCTACGTCTTCAGCGATAATCAACAGCGGACGACTGGCTTTGGCCACTTGTTCCAAAACAGGCAACAAGTCGCGGATGTTGCTGATTTTTTTGTCGAACAACAATACAAACGGATTGTCCAAAGCAGCGATTTGTTTTTCAGCGTCATTGATGAAGTAAGGAGACAGGTAGCCGCGATCGAACTGCATACCTTCAACTACGTCCAGCTCGTTTTCCAAAGATTTGCCGTCTTCAACGGTAATCACGCCTTCTTTGCCGACTTTTTCCATCGCTTCGGCGATAATCGCGCCGACTTGTTCGTCAGAGTTGGCGGAAATAGAACCGACTTGGGCGATTTCTTTAGAAGTGTCGCAAGGTTTGGCGATGTTTTTCAGCTCGTCAACCAAAGCGGCAACGGCTTTGTCGATACCGCGTTTCAGGTCGGTCGGGTTCATGCCGGCGGTCACGTATTTCATGCCTTCGGCAACGATGGATTGCGCCAATACGGTTGCAGTAGTGGTACCGTCGCCGGCTACGTCGTTGGTTTTAGACGCCACTTCTTTCACCATTTGCGCGCCCATGTTTTCGAATTTGTCTTTCAATTCGATTTCTTTTGCAACAGACACACCGTCTTTAGTGATGTGCGGGCCGCCGAAAGCGCGGTCGAGCACCACGTTGCGGCCTTTAGGGCCCAAAGTTACGCGTACGGCGTTTGCCAATACATTGACGCCGTTTACCATTTTTTGGCGAACTTCATTGCCGAATTGTACGTCTTTTGCTGCCATTTAAATTCTCCAAATCAATATTAAAAATCTGTTCGAGGCCGTCTGAAAACTTCATGTTTGATTCAGACGGCCTTTGGTTCTGAAACTTAATTCAACAATTATTCAACGATACCGAAGATGTCTTCTTCACGCATTACCAACAGCTCTTCGCCGTCGGCTTTTACAGTTTGGCCGCTGTATTTGCCGAAAATCACTTTGTCGCCGACTTTGACATCCAGCGGACGGCGCGCGCCGTCTTTACCGATTTTGCCCGCACCCACGGCGATTACTTCGCCCATGTCGGGTTTTTCAGCAGCCGCACCCGGCAAAACGATGCCGGAGGCGGTTTTTTCTTCAGCTTCTAAGCGTTTGACGACTACGCGGTCGTGTAAAGGGCGGATGGTCATGTCTTAATGCTCCGATAAATAAATAGATTGAAAACAATTGTCTGTCGGACATGACAGACACGGTTTGCTTGGAAATAGCGGCACGCTTATGGAAAGCCTGCCGTAATGGCGGGTAGATTTGGGTTGTCTGCGACAAATTCAAGGGAAAAAGTAAAAATTTCTATGCAGTCTTTCCAAATATTTTCATACGCAAGAATGTTCGAGTACATATTTTTCAGACGGTCTGATATACCAACTGCAAAGTTCGTTTAAAAACAACCCACTTCCTTTACAAATTCAATACAACTCTTTACAACTGTTTCTTTTATATGCATTATTATAAATGATGATTATTCTTAATTGCATATTTTAAAGATAATTTCTCTTTATTTGCTTTTATTTTTTATTACTGTCATTTTATTAAGGACATTTCTCAATGAATACGCCTCTGTTTCGACTGAGCCTGCTGTCACTGACACTGGCAGCCGGTTTTGCACACGCAGAAAATGAAGCCAAAGACAATGTTGTGCTTGATACCGTTACCGTTAAAGGCGACCGCCAAGGTAGCAAAATCAAAACCAATATCGTCACTCTTCGTCAAAAAGACGAAAGCACGGCAACCGATTTGCGCGAATTATTAAAAGAAGAACCAGCCATCGACTTCGGCGGCGGCAACGGTTCATCTCAATTCCTGACGCTGCGCGGCATGGGTCAAAACTCGGTGGATATTAAGGTGGACAACGCCTCTTCCGACAGCCAAATGCTGTATCACCAAGGCCGTTTCATCATCGACCCTGCACTGGTTAAAATCGTCTCTGTACAAAAAGGCGCAGGTTCGGCATCTGCCGGTATCGGCGCAACCAACGGTGCGATTATTACCAAAACAGTCGATGCCCAAGACTTGCTCAAAGGTTTGGACAAAAACTGGGGTGTGCGCCTCAACAGCGGCTATGCCAGCAATGACGGCGTAAGCTACGGTGCAAGCGTATTCGGCAAAGCGGGTAACTTTGATGGCTTGTTCTCTTACAGCCGCAACGATGAAAAAGATTACGAACCCGGCAAAGGCTATACAAACAGCAACGGCGGCAAAACCGTACCATTCAGCGCGCTGGACAAGCGTAGCTATCTTGCCAAAATCGGCGCAAACTTCGGCGACCACCGCTTAGTATTAAGCCACATGAATGATCAACACCGAGGCATCCGCACCGTCCGTGAAGAGTTTACCGCCACTGACAACCCGCGTCTGACCTTGGAACGCCAAGCCCCGACCTACCGCGAAACCAGCCTCTCCAACACCAACTTGGCATGGACGGCAAACAACTTGGGTTTTGTTGAAAAACTGGATGCCAACGCCTACCTGATGAAAAATGAACGCTATTCGGCCGATGACAGTAAAAACGGTTATGCAGGCAACCTGCCCGGCCCGAATACGACCGTTATCGAAACCAAAGGCGCGAATTTCAATCTGGACAGCCGCATTGGCGAAAAAACATTGATCAAATACGGCGTCAACTACCGTCATCAAGAAATCAAACCGCCGGTATTCTTCAGCTCAGCCTTGAGCAATCCGAAGAAAAGCGATGCCGGTATTTACGCTGAAGCCATCCACGACATCGGCGACTTTACCCTTACAGGCGGCTTGCGCTACGACCATTTCGACATCAAAACCCATGACGGCAAATCCGTTTCCGACGGCACCGTCAACCCGAGCTTCGGCGTGATTTGGCAACCGCATGAATACTGGAGTTTCAGTGCCAGCCACAACTACGCATCCCGCAGCCCGCGTCTTTACGATGCACTGCGTCAACATGGACGCAGAAACGCCATTACGTCGATTGCAGACGGCACCAAAGCCGAACGTGCCCGCAATACCGAAATTGGCTTCAACTACAACAACGGTAGCTTTGCCGCCAACGGTAGCTACTTCTGGCAAAAAATTAAAGATGCCGTCGCAGGTCCGCAGCAACGCCATGATGCTGCTGGCAACCCGATTGCAGGCGTACGCGAAATCGTCAATGCAGGCTACATCAAAAACCAAGGCTACGAACTGGGTGCGTCCTACCGTACAGGCGGCCTGATGGCGAAAGTCGGCGTCAGCCACAGCAAACCGCGCATCTACGATACTCATCCTGAAAACCTGTTAAGTGCCAACCCTGAATTTGCCGTACAAACCGGCCGCACTTGGACGACCTCCCTCTCCTACCGCTTCCAAAATCCGAATTTGGAAATCGGCTGGCGCGGACGCTACCTCCAAAAAGCTTCCGGCTCGGTATTGGTTCGCGACAAGGGTGAAGTCAAACGTAAAGGCTACGGCGTGAACGATGTATTCGCCAACTGGAAACCTCTGGGCAAAGACACACTCAATGTCAACTTTGCCGTCAACAACGTGTTTAACAAGTTCTACTATCCGCACAGCCAACGCGGTGAAACCTTGCCGGGCATCGGCCGCGATGTCCGTTTGGGTGTGAACTACCGCTTCTAAGCAATCAGCTTGAAAAGGCCGTCTGAAAACAAAAGTTTTCAGACGGCGTCTAGCTTTATAGCCCGATACAAGTTATCATTTCGATTTACTTTATTTCCGACCACGGAGAGACTCTATGTTACGTTTGACCGCTTTAGCCGTATGCTGCGCCCTCGCTTTGGGTGCGTGTTCACCGAAAGATTCTGCTTCCAATCAGGCACA
Above is a genomic segment from Neisseria subflava containing:
- the groL gene encoding chaperonin GroEL (60 kDa chaperone family; promotes refolding of misfolded polypeptides especially under stressful conditions; forms two stacked rings of heptamers to form a barrel-shaped 14mer; ends can be capped by GroES; misfolded proteins enter the barrel where they are refolded when GroES binds); the protein is MAAKDVQFGNEVRQKMVNGVNVLANAVRVTLGPKGRNVVLDRAFGGPHITKDGVSVAKEIELKDKFENMGAQMVKEVASKTNDVAGDGTTTATVLAQSIVAEGMKYVTAGMNPTDLKRGIDKAVAALVDELKNIAKPCDTSKEIAQVGSISANSDEQVGAIIAEAMEKVGKEGVITVEDGKSLENELDVVEGMQFDRGYLSPYFINDAEKQIAALDNPFVLLFDKKISNIRDLLPVLEQVAKASRPLLIIAEDVEGEALATLVVNNIRGILKTVAVKAPGFGDRRKAMLQDIAILTGGVVISEEVGLSLEKATLDDLGQAKRIEIGKENTTIIDGFGDAAQIEARVAEIRQQIETATSEYDKEKLQERVAKLAGGVAVIKVGAATEVEMKEKKDRVEDALHATRAAVEEGVVAGGGVALLRARAALENLHTGNADQDAGVQIVLRAVESPLRQIVANAGGEPSVVVNKVLEGKGNYGYNAGSGEYGDMIEMGVLDPAKVTRSALQHAASIAGLMLTTDCMIAEIPEEKPAMPDMGGMGGMGGMM
- a CDS encoding TonB-dependent siderophore receptor, which gives rise to MNTPLFRLSLLSLTLAAGFAHAENEAKDNVVLDTVTVKGDRQGSKIKTNIVTLRQKDESTATDLRELLKEEPAIDFGGGNGSSQFLTLRGMGQNSVDIKVDNASSDSQMLYHQGRFIIDPALVKIVSVQKGAGSASAGIGATNGAIITKTVDAQDLLKGLDKNWGVRLNSGYASNDGVSYGASVFGKAGNFDGLFSYSRNDEKDYEPGKGYTNSNGGKTVPFSALDKRSYLAKIGANFGDHRLVLSHMNDQHRGIRTVREEFTATDNPRLTLERQAPTYRETSLSNTNLAWTANNLGFVEKLDANAYLMKNERYSADDSKNGYAGNLPGPNTTVIETKGANFNLDSRIGEKTLIKYGVNYRHQEIKPPVFFSSALSNPKKSDAGIYAEAIHDIGDFTLTGGLRYDHFDIKTHDGKSVSDGTVNPSFGVIWQPHEYWSFSASHNYASRSPRLYDALRQHGRRNAITSIADGTKAERARNTEIGFNYNNGSFAANGSYFWQKIKDAVAGPQQRHDAAGNPIAGVREIVNAGYIKNQGYELGASYRTGGLMAKVGVSHSKPRIYDTHPENLLSANPEFAVQTGRTWTTSLSYRFQNPNLEIGWRGRYLQKASGSVLVRDKGEVKRKGYGVNDVFANWKPLGKDTLNVNFAVNNVFNKFYYPHSQRGETLPGIGRDVRLGVNYRF
- the groES gene encoding co-chaperone GroES; protein product: MTIRPLHDRVVVKRLEAEEKTASGIVLPGAAAEKPDMGEVIAVGAGKIGKDGARRPLDVKVGDKVIFGKYSGQTVKADGEELLVMREEDIFGIVE